Genomic window ([Eubacterium] hominis):
TTTATCTTATGTTTTTAATTTTCTTTCTTGTTTTGATATTTGGTTTATTTATAATATATGTGAGGAGGGATCCTCTTGAATAAAAGTGATTACATATATAAATCGAAAGCAATAGATGTTATTTTTTTCTTTCTTTTAGGATTGATAGTTGTTTATCGATGGCGAATCGGTTTAGGCGGAGAAAAAACTGTAGAGTTCTTTTTTGAAGGGATGCAGTTTATGATTCTTCCAATCATTATTTGTTACTTGTTTTATCGTGTGAATCGATATTATCAGAATATATTTTGTCAGATACGATATAAAGATATAAACGAGTGGAGAAAAAGGTATTTATTGGATTGTATACTTGCTAGTGTGTTTTTGATAAGTATCTATTACTTGATTCTATTTGTTTGTTGTTTTACGATGACAATAAGTTATATAAGATATGTTTTGATCTTGTATGTACAGACCCTATTACTGTTTATTTTATTCTCACAGATCAATCATCAATGTGGTGTAATGAATAAAACAAGTTTATCATACTGCTTATGCATTGTTCTTGGGGTAGGATATACACGACTATTTTCTATTATGCCTCAATATTATAATTTTTATGAAGTAGATAATGAAGGATATCTTACAATGTTTCTTCTTATTACGGCAGTTATTTTACTTTTGAATATATTTGTTATGGTTTTGAAATGGAAATGGGAATACATTCGTGGCTTAAGCAAAGATGTTTTCATAATTGTGATTGCAATAGCATTATTCATGCTTCAAAATCAGTTTTACGCAAATTTTTATATGATAGAATCGCTAGGATTTCCTGATGTGTTTTTTTATTAGCGTGACAGAAATCATGCTGCCATTACTTGTATGGGCTATGTCAATTGTTGTTCTTGTGACTGCAACATTACAAGTTATGTTAAAAAATTATCGCTCGCATTTATTGTTTTATGCGATTCGTATGCAAAACAGAAGCAAATGGCTAGTAAAGACATTTATGAAAGGCTGCTTGATATTGATTGTATTATTGATTGTGAAATATGGCGTAAATGAACTGTTTCATACAAATAATATATCATTTGTATGGTTCCTTTTAGAAGGCTTTTTTAGGATACAAATTTTAGCATTGTTCATGTTTTTGATATATCAGGTGTATAAAAACACAAAACTGTTTAGTTATGGATTGATCATGATGATCATCGTTACATTCTTTGCTATTACAACAGGAAGTGGAGCAGATATCATTTTGATGAGGACACATGATATTGGAACAATATGCATATTAGGTATCTTGATGTTTGCTTTGTTAGCAGGCAATTGTTATGCGGTGAATCATCTAGATTATTACTAGGAGGATAAGAAAATGAAGATAAATGTTGAAAATGTTAGTAAAGTAATAAAAGGTCAATGTATTTTTCAAAATGTTAATGTAGAAATGGATTCTGGAAAGATTTATGGCTTTGTGGGGTATAATGGGTGTGGAAAAACAATGTTACTACGTATTATCAGTAATTTAGTAAAACCGAGTGAAGGAGAATTGTTTTTAGATGATACTCCATATCGTAATATTCATCAGATGCCTAAAATTGGAATCGTATTAGAGAAACCTGATTTTTTTAATGAATTAAGTGGATTAGAAAATTTGGAAATGTTAGCAAAAATACGGAATGAAATTGGAAACGATGAAATTATGAATGCAATTAAGAAAGTAGGACTCTTTACACAAGAAAATAAAAAAGTTGGGAAATACTCATTAGGAATGCGCCAACGATTAGGAATTGCACAGGCGATTATGGAAAATAACGATATATTGATTTTAGATGAAATTACAAGTGGATTAGATGAAGATGGTGTGGCAATGATTTATAATATTTTGAACGAAGAAAAAGAAAAAGGAAAATTGATCATGATCACTTCACATAATCGTATAGATATAGAAAATCTATGTGATGTAACATATAAATTTAACAATGGGACGGTTCAGTTATATGAAACAGGTGAATAAATTATTTCTTCTTTTTCTGGCAGTTATAATTGCTATATTTACGTATGCCTATATGGCAGGTAAAGATTTAGAATCAAAAACATTCACTGGTCTATCTGATATAAAAGAAATGATGGTATTAAATGATAATGCAGGAAGTGAAGGAGATGACCCTTTAACTTCTGTGGAAAACAGAATATATGATAAAGATGTAAATACCATGAAGCAATTATATGAGAAAAGTGATGTCATCGCAAAAGTAACTTTAAAAGGGCGTTCACAGGCAATTAATACAATGTGTAGTCAAGTAGAAGTATTGGATATTTATAAAGGAAAGCAGAATATTGATGATAGTTCTATTCAGGTATATGAACCATTTGGTATTCTTTATACTGGTGATAAACAGGAAATGCTAAAAATATTTGGCGCATGCTTACCAATGCGTGAAAATGAAGAATACATTTTATTCTTAAGAAAGGAAATGGATGGAAAATATAATTTCGTGTCAGGATTATATGGGAAATATCATGTTGATGGTGATGCTTATTTAAAAACCGATGGAAGTGAGCCTTCTGTTGAAAAAATTCTTGAAAACGATATGTTAGATTTCTATATGAGTGAAGAAAAAAAAGCACAAATTGATGAAGAACTAGCAATTGGTGGTTTAGATAAAGAAGCTGCATTAACGGAATTAAAGTCCTACGAACGTTTAGAAAAGCTAAAAGAAACAAGAGCAAACATACGTTCGCAATTTTCTGCATATGGCATCGCTTCATGATGTAAAACAATGAGAGTATAGTGGCTTGCATTGTTTTTTTTATAAAATCTTTTACAATTTACATCATTTCGTGTACAATTAAGCAGTGAGGTGTCAGATATGGAACGTTTACAGAAAGTAATAGCACAGGCAGGAGTTGCATCCAGAAGAAAAGCGGAAGAAATGATCGCACAAGGACGTGTCAGCGTCAATGGAGAAATCGTGTCTGAAATGGGATATAAAGTAAAAAAAGGAGATTACATTGAAGTTGATGGAAATCCAATTGAAAAAGAAAATAAAGTGTATTTTTTAATGAATAAGCCTAAGAAAACCATGTGTACATCAAATGATGAATTTGACCGTACATGTGTAGTGGACCTGATTCATTGTAAAGAACGTATTTTTACTGTAGGTCGATTAGATTATGATACCAGTGGTGTTTTGATTTTAACCAACGATGGAGATTTCGCAAATGCAATCATTCATCCCCGTTATCACATTCCCAAGGTTTATAATCTGACAATCAATGGAATTTTAACGATTGAAGATATGAAAAAAATCAAAAATGGAATCATTTTAGATGATGGTACAAAGACCTTACCGGCAAAATTCAAGTTTACGGAAAAAGATAAAGAAAAGAATCAGTGCAGTTTTGATTTGACGATTTGTGAAGGCAGAAACCGTCAGATCAAACGAATGATGGAAGCTCTTGGATATGAAGTACGTCGTCTGCATAGAAAACAGATTGCTTTTTTACATTGTAGTGATTTAAGACAGGGAGAATACCGTATCTTAAAACCTTTTGAGGTTAAACAATTGCGTTCTCTTGCGGAAAAAGGCGAAATGAAAAATAAATAACAGGGACATTCCCTGATTTTTCATGTATTAGGAATTGAGGTGTAGATATATGCAGCAGTATTTTATTGATACGATCGCGCATATGAATGATCAGATAGCTTTAAACACAGAACAATCCCATCATATTACACATGTTTTACGTATGCGGGAAGATGATGTGATACGTATCGTGGATACATCTTCACAGATGTATTTTGCTCATATTCATATCGATGGGAAGCATGTGTTCGCACATATTGATGAGATGATTGAAGATCATACAAAGAATAAAGTACATATCACACTGGCACAAGGCTTGATTAAGAAGGAAAAGTGGGATTTTCTATTACAGAAAAGTGCAGAATTAGGTGTTGATTGTATCCTGCCTTTTATCTCCAGCCGTACGGTTGTGAAGATGAAAGATGAAAAAGCAGATAAAAAGCGTCAGCGATATGAAAAGATCCTTCAAGAAGCCTGTGAACAATGTAAACGTAGTACATTGGTAGAATTTCAGGATACAGTTGATTTAAAAAAAATAAAAGATGTAGAAGCAGATTTGAAACTGATTGCTTATGAAGATGCTGATCATCAAAGTGAACATTTGTATCAGGTATTGCAACAGCATAAAAATATTTCTTCTGTATTGGTGGTTGTGGGCAGTGAAGGCGGTTTTTCTATAGAAGAAGTGGAACAATTGGAAGCAAGTGGTTTTATCCGCGTGTCTTTAGGCGCAAGGATATTACGTGCAGAAACTGCTGCTATTTCACTCATCAACAACATTGCTTTCTTTTATGAGATGGTGGGGGATCAATCATGAAGACGCTTGTGGAATTTTTGAATAAAACATATGATCAAAAATTAGAGAATCATAAAGAATATAAAAAAACGTTAAAAGAAATGAAAAACTTTTTGACAGAAAATAAAGTAACCTGTTCAAAAAGTGATGATATTGATTGTATACATTATGAAATTTATGTGTCATCCATCAAAAATAAACAGCATTTTGAAGAAGTATTTTTTGATACGTATGTGAAAATGTATGATTATTGGTATGATTTGACATATAAAGAACGTAAACAACAGATGAACGTGGATATTGATGCCTGTAAGCAGGATATGAAGCATTTCATGTATGAAGAGGAAGAAATCTTTATGCCATGTTTCGATTCACGTATGAATCATTTATATAATACGGAAATCGTTTTACTGGATTTAAAACAGTATCATACATTTATCCGTGATTTTGAAAAGGAAATCAAAGATGATCTTTATGGCGTATTGCCATATGAAAATGGTTTTACAAGTACACAGGTATATGCCCAGATGGGAGATAGCTTTGTGGTGTATCAGCCAATGGTTCATCGTTTCTATTGTTTTTTACATGGCCATTATGCCAGCTGCTTGTCCCTTGATCCTAAAATGCAGAATATAGATGAAAAAGAACTGCGTATGGCAGCAATGCTGTTTTTGCTGGGACGTGAGGAGGATCTTGCCCAAATGCTGATAGAAAGTACTTTGATTCCTGATAAAATGAAGAAAAAAATCAGTAAATTACTGGAAAAGCAGGCAAAAAGGAATAAAAATAATACCTAGAAACCTTTTCAAGCGATATGATTTAGAGTATAATCAACACTAAGGAGTGAGTGCATGACTACATTTGCGATTGCGACATTGGGATGTAAAGTAAATACATATGAATCCCAGGGTTATGAAAGTGCATTGTTAGATAAAGGATATGAAGAAGTATCCTTCAAAGATAAAGCCGATATTTATATTATTAATACCTGTGCAGTAACCAATACGGCAGGTGCAAAAAGCAGACAGAAAATCCATCAGGCACATGCGGCCAATCCAAACGCTATCATTGCGGTGGTTGGTTGTTATGTACAGACATCAAAAGATGCAATGGAAGCGATGGAACATGTCGATATTATTGTTGGAAGTGATGGGAAGAGTCAATTGGCAGATATGATTGAACATGCTCTAATACATAGAGATAAACAGATCATGCTGCATGATGTGCGCCAGGTAAAGGCTTTTGAAGCCCTTCCTATTCATAAATTTGAACATCAGACAAGAGCATTCTTGAAGATACAGGATGGCTGTAATCAGTTTTGCAGCTATTGTATCATTCCCTATGCACGTGGTGCTGAGCGTTCTTTAAAGGAAGAAGAAGCATTACGTGTTGCTACGGATCTGGTAAAAAATGGACATTTGGAAATTGTATTAAGTGGTATTCATACGGGTCGTTATGGTCGTGATATCCATAC
Coding sequences:
- a CDS encoding 16S rRNA (uracil(1498)-N(3))-methyltransferase is translated as MQQYFIDTIAHMNDQIALNTEQSHHITHVLRMREDDVIRIVDTSSQMYFAHIHIDGKHVFAHIDEMIEDHTKNKVHITLAQGLIKKEKWDFLLQKSAELGVDCILPFISSRTVVKMKDEKADKKRQRYEKILQEACEQCKRSTLVEFQDTVDLKKIKDVEADLKLIAYEDADHQSEHLYQVLQQHKNISSVLVVVGSEGGFSIEEVEQLEASGFIRVSLGARILRAETAAISLINNIAFFYEMVGDQS
- a CDS encoding ABC transporter ATP-binding protein is translated as MKINVENVSKVIKGQCIFQNVNVEMDSGKIYGFVGYNGCGKTMLLRIISNLVKPSEGELFLDDTPYRNIHQMPKIGIVLEKPDFFNELSGLENLEMLAKIRNEIGNDEIMNAIKKVGLFTQENKKVGKYSLGMRQRLGIAQAIMENNDILILDEITSGLDEDGVAMIYNILNEEKEKGKLIMITSHNRIDIENLCDVTYKFNNGTVQLYETGE
- a CDS encoding rRNA pseudouridine synthase, with the protein product MERLQKVIAQAGVASRRKAEEMIAQGRVSVNGEIVSEMGYKVKKGDYIEVDGNPIEKENKVYFLMNKPKKTMCTSNDEFDRTCVVDLIHCKERIFTVGRLDYDTSGVLILTNDGDFANAIIHPRYHIPKVYNLTINGILTIEDMKKIKNGIILDDGTKTLPAKFKFTEKDKEKNQCSFDLTICEGRNRQIKRMMEALGYEVRRLHRKQIAFLHCSDLRQGEYRILKPFEVKQLRSLAEKGEMKNK